From one Leptospira stimsonii genomic stretch:
- the rplQ gene encoding 50S ribosomal protein L17 — protein MNKRNKVKHLNRNKGHRDALINNMITSLFKYERIESTQAKLKVIRSHAEKLITRAKKNLAVDLKPEIQLHNKREVMKRIKDREVVVKLFEDIAKRFETTNGGYTRVLKLVNRASDNSEVGILELTSKKDRASLLKEREEKRETQAKVREDKRTARKSGATPAPVKKEAAPKKEKEVKKKK, from the coding sequence ATGAACAAAAGAAATAAAGTAAAACATTTAAACCGCAATAAAGGTCACAGAGACGCGCTGATCAATAACATGATCACAAGTCTTTTTAAGTATGAAAGAATCGAATCTACTCAAGCAAAATTGAAAGTGATTCGTTCTCATGCTGAGAAATTGATTACAAGAGCTAAGAAGAATCTCGCGGTCGATCTGAAACCGGAAATTCAACTTCACAACAAGCGCGAAGTTATGAAAAGAATCAAAGACCGTGAAGTCGTTGTAAAACTTTTCGAAGATATCGCGAAACGTTTTGAAACTACGAACGGTGGATACACTCGTGTTCTGAAACTTGTGAACAGAGCTTCTGACAATTCCGAAGTAGGGATTTTGGAACTCACTTCTAAGAAGGACAGAGCTTCTCTCTTGAAAGAAAGAGAAGAAAAACGCGAAACACAGGCGAAAGTCAGAGAAGACAAAAGAACCGCAAGAAAATCCGGTGCGACTCCTGCTCCTGTGAAAAAAGAAGCGGCTCCTAAGAAAGAAAAAGAAGTAAAGAAGAAGAAGTAA
- a CDS encoding LamG-like jellyroll fold domain-containing protein, which translates to MNLFFKGKKTNERLFVRIYKLSLFIPWALLLFGQVACMDAKKISFDASNPAGLFLQIAVPNVISNSSANSPTSTFQANADIHSVKLSWSSTATGALYKIYSSTTSSVNISSPEITGTSTGITGSSFTHSGLGGGETHYYLLEVIQADGTKSYSSMMQATTYYLPTDVSSLALWLNAEAGITKDTANKITTWQDQASSNVFTRYYANQEPYWLPNFRNQRPFVQMSNTEGRFFSSSGVPITGSSYTMLFVVEQNALSVATEGIIHLSGGGISLYLKFYNGALEVNSGPGDFKSNAYATNVAHVLTMQFSGTGTTFYLNGNLQKSTTNVYAAAGNNLTYLGVYGGGSGLDGRVAEGLVYNQGLSSADRIKTECYLGFKYGISVSHVCN; encoded by the coding sequence ATGAATTTGTTTTTCAAAGGTAAAAAGACGAACGAGCGCCTTTTTGTGAGGATCTATAAACTTTCTCTCTTCATTCCTTGGGCTCTTCTTTTATTCGGTCAAGTGGCTTGTATGGACGCGAAAAAGATCAGCTTTGACGCAAGCAATCCCGCCGGTCTTTTCCTTCAGATCGCAGTTCCGAATGTAATTTCAAATTCTTCAGCGAATAGTCCGACGTCTACTTTTCAGGCGAATGCTGATATTCATTCCGTGAAACTTAGTTGGTCCTCAACTGCGACGGGTGCTTTGTATAAAATTTATTCTTCGACCACTTCTTCGGTAAACATATCATCTCCCGAGATAACCGGAACTTCCACCGGAATTACCGGTAGTAGCTTTACTCATTCCGGTTTGGGAGGGGGAGAAACACACTATTATCTCCTGGAAGTCATTCAAGCCGATGGAACGAAGTCTTATTCTTCGATGATGCAAGCGACGACGTATTATCTTCCGACGGATGTTTCCAGTTTGGCGCTTTGGTTGAATGCGGAAGCCGGAATTACGAAAGACACGGCAAACAAAATCACGACTTGGCAAGACCAAGCAAGCTCGAACGTTTTCACACGTTACTACGCGAATCAGGAACCCTATTGGCTTCCTAATTTTCGCAATCAAAGGCCGTTCGTTCAAATGAGCAACACGGAAGGTCGATTCTTTTCCAGTTCCGGTGTTCCGATTACCGGGAGTTCCTACACGATGCTCTTTGTGGTCGAGCAAAACGCGCTTTCAGTCGCGACGGAAGGAATCATTCATCTTTCCGGCGGAGGGATCTCTTTGTATTTAAAATTCTATAACGGTGCCTTGGAAGTGAATAGCGGCCCCGGTGATTTTAAAAGCAACGCCTATGCTACCAATGTGGCTCATGTTCTTACGATGCAGTTTTCCGGAACAGGAACTACTTTTTATTTGAACGGCAATTTACAGAAGAGCACGACCAACGTATACGCCGCGGCGGGTAATAATCTAACTTATTTAGGCGTTTATGGTGGAGGATCCGGCCTTGATGGAAGGGTCGCAGAAGGCTTGGTCTACAACCAAGGTTTGAGTTCGGCCGACCGCATTAAGACAGAATGTTATCTAGGCTTTAAATACGGTATCTCCGTTTCTCACGTTTGTAATTGA
- a CDS encoding putative Ig domain-containing protein, with translation MRFKDKTFKSSNCQAEFGSKIIFQRPATGFFSSNRFRISLYSLLLFLCFYVFPGCLQGGFGTPAYINLFSFEEGPVSDLRYPVSSYQYTTHTRIPTFRPSVSGTPTEFLITPELPSGITLDANTGVISGIPNVRLPSTEYTITAKNASGSTSTQFTLSPTLFLWNEGSYLKASNSDSSDSLGYAVALDGDTLVVGAYLESSSQTTITNGSGASSDNTADGSGAVYVYRRNGESWFQEAYIKASNAEAWDSFGFSVAIHGNTIAIGAIGESSNQTTITNGNTSSADNSAPFAGAVYVYRRTGTIWNQEAYLKASNAEAGDSFGYCVTLHGDTIAVGAYAEASNQNTITNGNAASADNSNMNSGAVYVYKRIGTNWDQEAYIKAVNGEAGDIFGYSLSLFGNTLAVGAPSESSNQTTITNGTTASTNNSSFNSGAVYVYVRTGTTWDQEAYLKAASVPPTPGQQLGITVSIYGDTIAASATQSNEGAVHVFVRNAGAWTREAEIRAANPGSVNYFGFSLSIYEDTIAVGTYWEDGNENRILNGTTASTDNSLPGSGAVYVYQRSGTTWAQQSYIKAKNVQSNDWFGYSVAISDDTLIAGAPQEDGSQTTNTNGPLQTWNELKPDSGAVYIYNR, from the coding sequence ATGCGTTTCAAAGATAAGACTTTCAAGTCATCGAATTGCCAAGCCGAGTTCGGGAGCAAGATTATCTTTCAACGTCCCGCTACCGGATTCTTCTCTTCAAATCGTTTTAGAATATCATTGTATTCTTTACTACTATTTCTCTGTTTTTACGTTTTTCCAGGCTGTCTACAAGGCGGTTTTGGAACTCCCGCTTACATCAATCTTTTTTCCTTTGAAGAAGGACCGGTTTCGGACCTGCGTTATCCAGTTTCTTCTTATCAATACACAACTCATACGAGAATCCCGACTTTTCGTCCTTCCGTAAGCGGAACTCCGACCGAATTCTTAATTACTCCCGAATTACCGAGCGGCATCACTTTGGATGCGAACACGGGGGTGATTTCCGGAATTCCGAATGTTCGCCTTCCTTCCACCGAATATACAATCACTGCTAAGAATGCGAGCGGCTCCACTTCGACCCAGTTCACGTTGTCGCCGACACTTTTCCTTTGGAACGAGGGTTCGTATTTAAAGGCGTCCAATTCTGATAGCTCGGATTCTCTAGGATATGCTGTAGCGCTGGATGGAGATACGCTTGTTGTCGGCGCTTATTTAGAGAGTAGCTCTCAAACGACGATTACCAACGGAAGTGGAGCGAGTTCGGATAACACCGCTGACGGTTCGGGAGCGGTCTACGTTTATAGAAGGAACGGTGAAAGTTGGTTTCAAGAGGCGTACATAAAGGCGTCTAACGCAGAAGCATGGGATTCATTCGGATTCAGTGTCGCGATCCACGGTAATACGATAGCGATAGGAGCGATCGGAGAAAGTAGCAATCAAACCACGATCACGAATGGAAACACGTCAAGCGCAGACAATTCCGCTCCTTTCGCAGGTGCGGTCTACGTCTATAGGAGAACCGGAACGATTTGGAATCAGGAAGCGTATTTAAAAGCGTCTAACGCGGAAGCCGGGGATTCGTTCGGATACTGCGTCACGCTCCACGGGGACACGATCGCGGTAGGGGCCTATGCGGAAGCCAGCAATCAGAATACGATTACAAACGGTAACGCCGCAAGTGCAGACAATTCCAATATGAACTCGGGAGCTGTATATGTTTACAAAAGAATCGGGACCAATTGGGATCAGGAAGCCTACATCAAGGCGGTTAACGGAGAGGCAGGAGATATATTCGGTTATAGCCTTTCCCTCTTCGGAAATACTCTGGCAGTAGGCGCACCTTCTGAAAGTAGCAATCAAACCACAATCACAAACGGAACGACAGCGAGTACGAACAATTCTTCCTTTAACTCGGGAGCCGTGTATGTATATGTTCGGACGGGAACCACATGGGATCAAGAGGCGTATCTAAAGGCGGCCAGCGTTCCTCCTACGCCGGGCCAACAATTAGGAATCACAGTATCCATCTATGGAGACACGATCGCGGCTAGCGCCACGCAATCGAACGAAGGTGCGGTCCACGTCTTCGTCCGCAACGCGGGCGCTTGGACGAGAGAAGCGGAAATCAGAGCCGCGAATCCGGGATCGGTAAACTATTTCGGATTCAGTCTTTCGATTTACGAAGATACGATTGCGGTTGGGACCTATTGGGAGGATGGAAACGAAAATCGAATTCTCAACGGAACAACCGCTTCGACGGACAATTCCCTTCCGGGCTCGGGCGCCGTCTACGTCTACCAGAGAAGCGGAACGACTTGGGCTCAACAGTCCTACATCAAAGCCAAAAACGTTCAATCCAACGATTGGTTCGGTTACAGCGTTGCGATTTCAGATGACACCCTTATTGCCGGCGCGCCACAAGAAGACGGAAGTCAAACGACAAATACGAACGGTCCTCTGCAAACTTGGAATGAATTAAAACCGGATTCCGGGGCGGTTTACATATACAACCGATAA
- a CDS encoding FG-GAP repeat protein produces the protein MKYRQNQNSILALERTAKSRIRILSFCFLLSFIFQCEYKPKGDLNFLALVGSGLSTGTPSEGGIDSPSVANPPAVQGSGDWLNEAYFKPSFVIGDSFYGNSVAVSGDTIVVGEYRENSNQVGLTNGSAPASSDISLFASGAAFVYRKVAGIWIQEAFLKASNPSTNDNFGSSVSISGDTIVIGAPTNGASGSAYVFVRNGSTWSQEALLKSSNFGAGDHFGSSVDIDGDIIVVGAEWEDSSQNMVTNGNTASADNSRTDSGAAYIFRRVAGTWTQEAYLKTPNPDNNDSFGSNVSISGETVVVGAFKEDSQSVTSNGTTASPDNSKLESGAAYVFRRTAGQWNQEAFLKSSDLDSNDQFGKSVSISADSIVVGAALEDGAQDSVINGAGASSSNLLGGSGAAYVFERTGTNWAQTAYLKAKNVQAGDQFGTSVAIEGDFIVVGAINESSGLSTISFGPLTTWDERCFQSGAAYMFRKSSGLWGEYAYFKAPNVGSGDSFGYSVALNGTRVVVGATQEASNQTTITNGPTANTDDSMYRAGASYAFQR, from the coding sequence GCGAATACAAACCCAAAGGGGATCTCAATTTTTTAGCGTTAGTCGGAAGCGGTTTGAGTACGGGAACTCCTTCCGAAGGAGGTATCGATTCTCCTTCGGTCGCAAATCCTCCGGCCGTTCAAGGAAGCGGAGACTGGTTGAACGAGGCCTATTTCAAACCTTCTTTCGTGATCGGAGATTCTTTTTACGGAAACAGTGTTGCAGTATCGGGCGATACGATCGTCGTCGGAGAATATCGTGAAAACAGCAACCAAGTCGGACTCACAAACGGTTCAGCTCCTGCTAGTTCAGACATCAGCCTTTTCGCCTCCGGGGCCGCCTTTGTCTATCGTAAGGTTGCGGGGATTTGGATTCAAGAAGCGTTTCTCAAAGCCTCGAATCCATCGACAAATGACAACTTCGGTTCGAGCGTTTCGATCTCCGGAGATACGATTGTGATAGGAGCTCCCACAAACGGGGCCTCAGGCTCTGCTTACGTTTTTGTAAGAAACGGTTCGACCTGGTCCCAAGAAGCCTTGTTAAAGTCATCGAACTTCGGCGCAGGCGATCATTTCGGTTCATCGGTGGATATAGACGGAGACATAATCGTGGTTGGAGCGGAATGGGAAGACAGTTCCCAAAATATGGTTACGAACGGAAACACGGCAAGCGCGGATAACTCAAGGACGGATTCCGGAGCGGCTTATATTTTTCGAAGAGTTGCGGGAACCTGGACTCAAGAAGCGTATCTCAAAACGCCGAATCCTGATAACAACGACTCCTTCGGTTCAAACGTTTCGATATCGGGAGAAACGGTCGTAGTCGGAGCCTTCAAAGAAGACAGCCAGTCTGTGACGTCTAACGGAACAACCGCCAGTCCCGATAATTCTAAATTGGAATCGGGAGCCGCATATGTCTTTCGAAGAACGGCCGGCCAATGGAATCAGGAAGCATTCTTAAAATCTTCCGATTTGGATTCGAACGATCAGTTCGGAAAATCGGTTTCCATTTCTGCGGATTCGATAGTCGTGGGCGCCGCATTGGAAGACGGAGCTCAGGATTCGGTCATCAACGGCGCTGGCGCGAGTTCCTCCAACTTGTTAGGTGGTTCCGGCGCGGCCTATGTCTTTGAAAGAACGGGTACAAACTGGGCGCAAACCGCATATCTCAAAGCAAAAAATGTACAAGCAGGGGATCAATTCGGAACGTCCGTCGCAATCGAAGGAGACTTTATCGTCGTAGGTGCGATCAACGAATCGAGCGGTCTATCCACGATTTCCTTCGGACCTTTGACCACTTGGGACGAAAGGTGTTTCCAATCCGGAGCGGCCTACATGTTTCGAAAGTCTTCCGGACTTTGGGGGGAATACGCCTATTTCAAGGCTCCAAACGTGGGAAGCGGTGATTCATTCGGCTACAGTGTCGCCCTAAACGGAACTAGGGTCGTGGTCGGGGCCACTCAGGAAGCGAGCAATCAAACCACGATCACGAATGGACCAACCGCTAACACTGACGATTCCATGTATCGGGCAGGAGCATCGTATGCGTTTCAAAGATAA